Below is a window of Chryseobacterium indicum DNA.
TCGTCGCCCAGTTCTTTATAGGCGAAAAATTTAAAGATATGAACACTCGGACTGAGCAAAATATTCACGTTTACATATTTTACGACTTCCTGAAATTTTCCTTCATTTAATAATTTCTGCACATTTCCTGTATCTTCAGAATAAGGATCATATTCCGGATCGTTAATAACGAGTTCTCTACATTTCAGAAAAGTTTCACTGGTAGGATCGCTTAAAAATTCAAATACTTTTTCGTAGGTTTTCATTTATTGGTTATTGTTTTTTTGTCTTTTTTGAAAAAACATTGTTTTTAACACAAAGTCCACAAAGTTTTTTTATCAACTAACTGTTTTTGAGTTCACAAAGATACTTCGACAAGCTCAGTATAAACTATTCACTTAGCAAAGGAAACAAAGTTTTTATTTACTTTCTATATATTTTAACCATTAAGATTGATTAAGGGTTTAAGATTAGTTAAGAGAAATAAATTTCTTAAGCTTGCCTTTAATTTGCTTGCAAATTCTTAATCGTCTTAACTTCTTACCTATTCTTAATTGTTTAATTTTTTGCGGTGATTTTAGGTTTTTAACGCAAAGTCTGCAAAGTTTCTTTTAATTATTTACTGTTTTTAAGTTCGCAAAGGCATTTCACTTAACAAAGTAAATAAAGATTTATAATTAATTTATTTAATAAAAAATCTTAATGATAAAAAATATAAAAACCCGCTTACGGTAATTGATATTAGAAAATCTATATAAAAACTAATCGGCAGTTCAAAATATTTGAGACCCATTATAACATAAGATCCTAAAATCAAAAACATAACCAGTATATTGGTAAAGACCGAAAATGGTGCTAATGCCAAAAGAAATGATACAAAAACAAAATACGTCATTGCCGCAAAAAACAGATAAAAATACTTCCCATACGTTATATATTGGCTGTTTACCATTGCTTTAAATTCTGAGAAACTCTGCTTTCCCGCTATAAGATCATAAAAATTTTCTACCAAATCTCTGAAAATAGTTATCGGGTTATATCCATACATGAGGCTTACAAAGCTTCCGACCACAATAATTAAAACCATTGTGACCACCTGCAATAAAGACATATTTTTAGCAAAATTTCTGAAATATCTTTTTCCTTCAGGAGAATCTAATGAAAAATCTTCAAGATGGAATTTAAGACCATAATTAAAAGGAATATAACCAAAGTTTATTTTTACTCCGTTTTTTAGGCTGTAGGAATAAAGAGGTTTACCGAATGTTGAAAATACGTGCACTTCATCTACTTTCAACTTTAAAAATCTGCTGCTCAAATAATAAGCAAAAATGCAGAACAGAAAACCGTAAGTCGAAAAAATGATGCCGAGAGCGAAAGCTGTATTTATTTCCATATTTAGTTTTTACTTAAAAAATTCCACCAGCTTTTCTTTTTCTGCTTTTCTGCCCTTTTTCCTTCCGATTTTTCTTTATCCAAGAGAAATTTAGACCTCTTATAAGCATCAGTAATATCAAAATACAATTCAGAACCGTCTTCAAGAGTTAATACATCTAAATATTTATCTTCATGCTGAATTAATCTTTTCTGAAGATATTTTTTGCTTAAACGAAGTTCCAGAAGGTCATCTTCATCGGAAGCCCTGATAACAATATAAGGATTTTCTATGGTTCCGTCTCCTGTTTTTTCTATACAATTCAGAATATTATGACAGATAAATGCTATACTTTCTGCGGCTTTTGTATTTCCTATCTCATTTAAAGAAATAAATTTTAAAAAATGTGCTCTTGGACTTAATAAAACATTAATGGTAACGTAATAATTCAATTTATCATATTCCTTATTTTCATATAGCTTTTTCATGATTTCCAAATCATCAGAATTAGGATCGTAATCAGGATTAGTGATAATCAATTCTCTGTGTTTTAAAAAATTTTCTTTTGTAGGATCTGCCACAAAATCAAATACAGTTTTTTCTCTCATTCTCTTAGGTTATTGTTTTTTAGTTTTTTCTAAAGAGCTTCTGGTTCATCGTTTATTTTTAAACGCAGAATCCATAAAATTTTAATGATCTGTTGTTTTTAATTCTTTCCAAAATACATCTTTATGCATTCCAAATTCAGCAATTAACAACTGATTGAGGTAAGGAATTTCAGCAAGTTGATAGGATTTTTTTTCTACAATTCTTTCCAGATATAATTTTCGGTAGGTTTTGTCTTTTAATTCTTCTTCCCAGTTGATGTCTTCGAGATCCAGATCCATTCCTACTGCTGAATAGTGAAATTGTTTCAGAATATTTTCCAGCATTTTCACCAAAGGATCTTCCGGATCTGAAACCTGTAAAGCAGAAACAATCTGTGGTAAAAACCGGAGTGATAAATCTGCAGAGAGGATGCCTGAAACATCTCTTTTCCCTTTGAAAGACGGAATCAGTTTATTTAAATCTTTAGCCGTATTTTCTCTTATTAAATGAAGCTGCGCGCTGTGATAGACTATTTTGGCAGCCCAGACTGCTGTTTCTGTATCGCAGACAAGTGTGTCGGATAAAAATTCAAGCCTTTCTTTCTCAAACTCAGCCTGAAAATAATCTGCGGCATCCTGTTCTTCTTTTTTAGAAATTTCATGAATATCTGAAAAAATGGTGATGCATTCTTCTTTTCGAAGTAAAAAGAGCGTATCTAAAAAAGCTGATTTTTTTTCCATCATTTAACAAAAATAAAAAATATTCTTTTCGAATTGAAAATTTTGAAGGTAAGTTGATTATAAATCTTTAATTAAAAACCATTGTTCAAAGATTAAGAAATCACAATTTTATATCTTTGCCCTTTCAAATAAAAAATTATGAGTATCCACATCAGTGCAAAAAAAGGAGAAATTGCTAAAGTTGTTTTACAACCCGGAGATCCGCTGCGTGCCAAATACATTGCGGAAAACTTTTTGGAAGATGCTAAACTGGTAAGCCAGACCAGAGGAATTTTATATTACACAGGGTTATACAAAGGGAAAGAAATCTCTGTGGGAGCAAGCGGAATGGGCTTTCCAAGCATCGGAATTTACTCTTTTGAGCTTTTTACAGAGTATGATGTAGATACGATCATCAGAATCGGAACCTGCGGTGCGTATACCACAGACCTAAAAGTGTATGATCTTCTGAATGTGGAAAATGCAGCCAGTGAAAGCACCTACGCAAAATTCGCATGGGGAATTGAAGAGGAAAGCATTTCTCATCAGGGAAATATCTTCAATACCATCAACGAAACGGCAAAAGAAATGTCTTTAACAGCAAAAGCGACGAATATCCACAGCAGTGATATTTTTTACAGAAAAGATCCTGCAGTTCCTGCGATTGCAACAAAATATAATTGCCCTGCAGTAGAAATGGAAGCTTTCGGACTGTTTGCCAATGCTAAACATTTAGGAAAAAATGCGGCAACGATTCTTACA
It encodes the following:
- a CDS encoding DUF4919 domain-containing protein; the protein is MREKTVFDFVADPTKENFLKHRELIITNPDYDPNSDDLEIMKKLYENKEYDKLNYYVTINVLLSPRAHFLKFISLNEIGNTKAAESIAFICHNILNCIEKTGDGTIENPYIVIRASDEDDLLELRLSKKYLQKRLIQHEDKYLDVLTLEDGSELYFDITDAYKRSKFLLDKEKSEGKRAEKQKKKSWWNFLSKN
- the deoD gene encoding purine-nucleoside phosphorylase, which encodes MSIHISAKKGEIAKVVLQPGDPLRAKYIAENFLEDAKLVSQTRGILYYTGLYKGKEISVGASGMGFPSIGIYSFELFTEYDVDTIIRIGTCGAYTTDLKVYDLLNVENAASESTYAKFAWGIEEESISHQGNIFNTINETAKEMSLTAKATNIHSSDIFYRKDPAVPAIATKYNCPAVEMEAFGLFANAKHLGKNAATILTVSDIIPTHENISADQREKALKPMIELALEAGIKSL